From the Priestia koreensis genome, one window contains:
- a CDS encoding NCS2 family permease translates to MFKLQDYNTNVKTELLAGLTTFLTMVYIVIVNPAILSAAGVPFDQVFTATIISAVIATLWMALAANYPIAIAPGMGLNAYFTSIVLGSHGDIDYRIAFAAVFVAGLIFIILSLTPFRQKLIEAIPTNLKYGISAGIGLFIAFVGLRMSNIIVSNKTNLISLGDLRSEGVVLTLIGLLITIVLIALNVNGGLFFGMIITGIIAYFTGMLKFTKGFVAAPHLPEGLVIGNPIHAIGDVVHYGLYTVVFSFLLVTIFDTTGTMVGVAQQAGLVKDGKMPRVRQALLADAFGTSVGALFGTSPTTAYIESTSGVAVGGRTGLTSLTVAVLFIVAAFFSPVVGAVSGIAAITSPALIIVGSLMMGNVAKMNWSDFDEAFPAFLVIIAMPLTSSIATGIAVGFISYPVLKIVKGKAKEVHPLVYVFAVLFFYQLAFLAH, encoded by the coding sequence ATGTTTAAACTACAGGATTACAATACAAACGTGAAAACTGAATTACTAGCAGGGTTAACAACCTTCTTAACTATGGTATATATCGTGATCGTCAATCCAGCCATTTTATCGGCTGCTGGGGTCCCGTTTGACCAAGTGTTTACCGCAACCATTATTTCAGCTGTCATTGCGACTCTTTGGATGGCGCTTGCCGCTAATTATCCAATTGCGATTGCACCTGGTATGGGGCTGAATGCTTACTTTACTTCTATTGTATTAGGTTCACACGGTGACATTGATTATCGCATTGCTTTTGCTGCGGTATTTGTTGCAGGACTGATTTTCATTATTTTATCTCTTACACCGTTCCGTCAGAAGTTGATTGAGGCGATTCCAACAAACTTGAAATACGGAATCTCAGCTGGGATCGGACTATTTATTGCTTTTGTTGGACTTCGCATGAGTAACATTATCGTGTCAAACAAAACAAACTTAATTTCCCTCGGAGACTTGCGCTCTGAAGGTGTTGTACTAACGCTTATCGGCTTATTAATTACGATCGTTCTAATCGCGCTAAATGTAAACGGCGGACTATTCTTCGGAATGATTATTACGGGAATTATTGCGTACTTCACAGGAATGCTGAAATTCACAAAAGGCTTTGTCGCAGCACCTCACCTTCCTGAAGGATTAGTTATTGGAAATCCTATTCATGCGATTGGTGATGTTGTACATTACGGATTGTACACCGTCGTGTTCTCTTTCTTACTTGTAACGATCTTTGATACAACAGGAACAATGGTAGGTGTGGCACAGCAGGCAGGTCTTGTAAAAGACGGCAAAATGCCTCGTGTGCGTCAAGCGCTTCTTGCGGATGCGTTTGGTACATCAGTTGGTGCCCTTTTCGGTACAAGCCCAACAACTGCTTATATTGAATCAACATCTGGTGTAGCAGTAGGTGGACGTACAGGTCTTACTTCTTTAACAGTTGCGGTGCTATTTATCGTTGCTGCGTTCTTTAGTCCAGTGGTTGGTGCTGTATCAGGCATCGCGGCTATTACATCTCCAGCACTGATTATCGTGGGAAGCTTAATGATGGGGAACGTCGCAAAAATGAACTGGTCGGACTTTGATGAAGCCTTTCCTGCTTTCCTTGTGATCATCGCAATGCCACTAACATCAAGCATTGCAACAGGAATTGCGGTTGGATTTATCTCTTACCCAGTCTTAAAAATCGTCAAAGGAAAAGCAAAAGAAGTTCATCCACTTGTATACGTATTTGCAGTCTTGTTCTTCTATCAGCTTGCCTTCTTGGCTCACTAA
- a CDS encoding LapA family protein → MKAQNYFILGLIFALIVAVLAVVNDDPVQFNYVFGSQDWPLILIILGAALFGGLAVGMLGAVKVIRLKNQVKALNRELAEQQKPVEPVEPSQPEPMIEKPKQDPRDPSNRVL, encoded by the coding sequence ATGAAGGCACAAAATTATTTTATCCTTGGACTTATCTTTGCATTAATTGTGGCAGTACTAGCTGTCGTGAACGATGACCCTGTTCAATTCAACTACGTATTTGGCTCTCAGGATTGGCCTTTGATCCTGATCATTCTTGGAGCAGCATTATTTGGCGGATTGGCGGTCGGAATGCTTGGTGCAGTTAAAGTCATCCGATTGAAAAATCAGGTCAAAGCTCTGAACCGCGAACTAGCCGAGCAACAAAAGCCGGTTGAGCCAGTTGAACCAAGTCAACCAGAGCCAATGATTGAAAAACCAAAACAAGATCCACGCGATCCATCCAATCGGGTGTTGTAA
- a CDS encoding transcriptional regulator SplA domain-containing protein: MEKKEYQVGDQVFVIYRNPHTANVANIKSAEIVQHPDNPNEQVLFLHNTLHVIEDDDAIFHSYEEAEQTYNAYFSGDHYEG; this comes from the coding sequence ATGGAAAAGAAAGAGTATCAGGTAGGAGATCAAGTTTTTGTTATTTATCGCAATCCCCATACGGCGAACGTCGCCAATATTAAGTCAGCTGAAATTGTGCAACATCCAGATAATCCAAATGAGCAGGTGCTTTTTTTACACAACACCCTTCATGTGATTGAAGATGACGATGCCATTTTTCATTCATATGAAGAAGCAGAGCAAACGTATAACGCTTATTTTAGCGGCGATCATTACGAAGGATAA
- a CDS encoding competence protein ComK yields the protein MMMRESYEISRKTMALLPNKDPVYQTKVIEAEGEYLCAIPPIKLIRAACLRGGASYEGRREAIIERYDYKHRTPIPIFPAFNVFAFPTTSPDNYECMWLFENHIYNVTSSSDKACINFHNGASLVLDYPYKFMRLQWQRTATCARMDVAFKDARKFVEIF from the coding sequence ATGATGATGAGAGAGAGTTATGAAATTTCAAGAAAAACGATGGCGTTGTTGCCAAATAAGGATCCTGTTTATCAAACGAAGGTAATTGAGGCAGAGGGAGAGTATTTATGTGCGATTCCGCCGATCAAGCTCATTCGCGCTGCCTGTTTGCGGGGTGGTGCTTCTTATGAAGGGAGAAGAGAGGCGATTATTGAACGCTATGACTACAAGCATCGCACACCAATACCAATTTTTCCAGCCTTCAATGTGTTTGCCTTTCCAACGACGTCGCCAGACAATTATGAGTGCATGTGGCTATTTGAGAACCACATTTACAACGTTACATCTTCATCTGATAAAGCCTGTATTAACTTCCACAATGGAGCTAGCCTCGTGTTAGATTATCCCTATAAATTTATGCGTTTGCAATGGCAACGAACTGCTACGTGCGCGCGAATGGATGTTGCATTCAAAGATGCAAGGAAATTTGTCGAAATATTTTGA
- a CDS encoding DUF5602 domain-containing protein: MKMGAHWFNPKAHLYQAEDGVTVFKTIYGVEKGKLVFIEQMIAQKHLAEGKSFTDFDGMKGLPSPAIDHSNIEFIEHGHEGFEVPHYDIHHYFISKAEQDQIKGDGAPPAHTH; this comes from the coding sequence ATGAAAATGGGTGCACACTGGTTTAATCCAAAAGCACATTTGTATCAAGCAGAAGACGGAGTAACGGTTTTTAAAACGATTTACGGCGTTGAAAAAGGGAAGCTTGTTTTTATTGAGCAGATGATTGCCCAAAAGCATTTAGCAGAAGGAAAAAGCTTTACAGACTTTGATGGAATGAAAGGTCTTCCTTCTCCAGCGATCGATCATAGTAATATTGAATTTATCGAACACGGTCATGAGGGATTTGAAGTGCCGCATTATGATATTCACCATTATTTTATTTCCAAAGCAGAGCAAGACCAAATTAAAGGTGACGGAGCACCTCCTGCACACACTCATTGA
- the splB gene encoding spore photoproduct lyase, with the protein MVKPFVPQLVYIEPRALEYPLGVQLKEKFEGMGIEIRETTSHNQVRNIPGENHLQKYRNAKSTLVVGVRKTLKFDTSKPSAEYAIPLATGCMGHCHYCYLQTTMGSKPYIRTYVNTDEIFEQAEKYMQERAPEITRFEAACTSDIVGIDHLTHSLKHAIEYFGQSDLGQLRFVTKFSHVDHLLDAKHNGKTRFRFSINADYVIKNFEPGTSPLAERIEAAAKVAKAGYPLGFIVAPIYIHEGWQDGYRHLFELLDEHLPQEARKDVTFEMIQHRFTKPAKRVIEKNYPKTKLAMNEEERRYKWGRYGIGKYVYQKDEEHELRETLEYYINQFFPEARIEYFT; encoded by the coding sequence ATGGTAAAACCGTTTGTACCACAGTTAGTTTATATCGAGCCACGTGCACTAGAGTATCCGCTCGGCGTTCAGCTGAAGGAAAAGTTTGAAGGAATGGGAATTGAAATCCGTGAAACAACGTCACATAACCAGGTGCGAAATATACCAGGAGAGAATCATCTCCAAAAATATCGAAATGCCAAATCAACGCTCGTTGTCGGCGTAAGAAAGACGCTTAAATTCGATACGTCAAAACCATCGGCAGAATATGCGATTCCACTCGCAACAGGCTGCATGGGGCACTGTCATTACTGCTATTTGCAAACGACGATGGGAAGTAAGCCGTACATTCGAACATACGTCAATACAGATGAGATTTTTGAACAAGCAGAAAAATATATGCAAGAGCGTGCGCCAGAGATTACGCGCTTTGAAGCGGCGTGTACGTCCGACATTGTCGGGATTGATCATCTAACGCATTCGTTAAAGCACGCCATCGAATATTTCGGTCAGTCTGATCTCGGTCAGCTTCGTTTTGTGACGAAGTTTTCGCATGTTGATCACTTATTAGATGCAAAGCACAACGGAAAAACGCGCTTTCGCTTTAGTATTAATGCCGATTATGTGATTAAAAACTTTGAGCCAGGAACTTCTCCTCTAGCAGAGCGTATTGAAGCGGCAGCGAAGGTCGCAAAGGCAGGATATCCGCTTGGATTCATTGTTGCGCCTATTTATATTCATGAAGGATGGCAGGATGGGTATCGCCATTTATTTGAACTGTTAGATGAGCATTTGCCACAGGAGGCGCGTAAAGACGTAACGTTTGAAATGATTCAGCATCGATTTACGAAGCCAGCCAAGCGCGTCATCGAAAAAAACTATCCGAAAACAAAGCTTGCGATGAACGAAGAAGAACGTCGTTATAAATGGGGACGTTATGGCATTGGAAAATACGTGTACCAAAAAGACGAAGAGCATGAGCTCCGCGAAACGTTGGAATACTACATCAATCAGTTCTTTCCAGAAGCAAGAATTGAATATTTCACATAA
- a CDS encoding MerR family transcriptional regulator, which yields MKTSEVAKLLGVNPRTVTKWIHQFELNCEKNELGHFDFSEEDVESLREVQKTMQQGSRRQGVVTKVVDEEMTGLLQQQLDELLSRVIENERRTEEKAGEIVTFQILEHRKELDTLHKHIQKLEGTIEELETKLKDQHSVRETRKAAPKWRTFLTGLFSF from the coding sequence ATGAAAACGAGTGAGGTAGCAAAATTATTGGGGGTCAATCCAAGAACGGTGACAAAGTGGATTCATCAATTTGAATTAAACTGCGAAAAAAATGAGCTAGGTCATTTTGATTTTTCAGAGGAAGATGTCGAGAGTCTACGTGAAGTTCAAAAAACGATGCAGCAGGGAAGCCGTCGCCAAGGTGTTGTCACAAAGGTAGTTGACGAGGAGATGACTGGACTGTTGCAGCAGCAGCTCGATGAATTGCTGTCACGAGTGATTGAAAATGAACGACGCACAGAAGAAAAAGCGGGCGAGATTGTGACGTTTCAGATTCTTGAGCACCGTAAGGAACTAGATACGCTTCATAAGCATATTCAAAAGCTTGAAGGAACCATTGAGGAGTTAGAGACAAAGCTGAAGGATCAGCATAGCGTTCGGGAAACCAGGAAAGCAGCGCCGAAGTGGCGTACCTTTTTAACGGGACTGTTTAGCTTTTAA
- a CDS encoding MarR family winged helix-turn-helix transcriptional regulator — protein MSKRHDLIVDVERLLRIVFRQLRQEVNGVLESELSINEFMTLRMLVEGGPQKVTDVSKHLKVAPSHVTAITELMLSKGWVERQRSDTDRRIVEIVVLPEGEAVFRDFEERKRAYFFERFQDFTNEELTIILTLFRKLDRTTISQEE, from the coding sequence TTGAGCAAACGACATGATCTCATCGTAGATGTAGAACGCTTGCTGCGCATAGTGTTTCGTCAACTTCGTCAAGAGGTAAACGGCGTATTAGAATCTGAACTGTCCATAAATGAATTTATGACGCTACGAATGCTTGTAGAAGGTGGTCCTCAAAAAGTAACGGATGTTTCGAAACATTTGAAAGTCGCACCGAGTCACGTGACGGCGATTACAGAGCTAATGCTTTCAAAAGGTTGGGTGGAAAGACAGCGCTCAGATACGGATCGTAGAATTGTTGAAATCGTTGTATTACCTGAAGGAGAAGCGGTTTTTCGCGATTTTGAAGAGCGAAAAAGAGCTTACTTCTTTGAGCGTTTTCAAGATTTTACAAATGAAGAATTGACCATTATTTTAACGCTTTTTCGAAAGTTAGATCGCACAACTATTTCACAAGAAGAATAA
- a CDS encoding VOC family protein: MKLSFDHLVHFSHHPKEAMTQLKEHGIHVVQGGQHEKWGTYNTLAYFGLPYIEWLGMKDSSLAQAVSDNELIKKFVRDYSKGSHFGTFAVRTDNMSELKERLQSYGYKTTGPVAGSRRTENGQLLEWSMLFVQETTTDLEMPFFIQWGQDDDERLQSLQPFLKHDEQNLQFDALYLVTSNMDQLSMKWSELFQIQADSPDFSPSLQGRCQTLHLDGVKLILCEPTEGGVAAGFYETFGAGPFLASFSNASHRHSFSLQGGCFSLHP; the protein is encoded by the coding sequence ATGAAGCTATCGTTTGATCACCTTGTTCATTTTTCCCATCATCCGAAAGAAGCCATGACACAGCTAAAGGAACATGGCATTCACGTTGTACAAGGCGGACAGCACGAAAAGTGGGGAACGTATAATACTCTTGCCTATTTCGGATTGCCTTATATTGAGTGGCTCGGTATGAAAGACTCTTCTCTCGCACAAGCCGTGTCAGATAATGAGCTCATTAAAAAGTTTGTTCGTGACTATTCCAAAGGAAGCCACTTCGGTACCTTTGCCGTTCGAACAGATAATATGAGCGAACTGAAAGAGCGACTACAGAGCTATGGCTACAAAACAACAGGACCTGTTGCAGGGTCACGTCGAACAGAAAATGGGCAATTATTAGAATGGTCGATGCTGTTTGTGCAAGAAACGACTACGGATCTTGAGATGCCGTTCTTTATTCAATGGGGGCAAGATGATGATGAACGACTTCAAAGCTTACAGCCTTTCTTGAAGCATGACGAACAGAACCTACAATTCGACGCACTGTACCTCGTCACATCGAACATGGATCAACTAAGTATGAAATGGAGTGAGCTGTTTCAAATTCAAGCAGATTCCCCAGACTTTTCACCTTCCCTTCAAGGACGCTGTCAGACCCTTCATTTAGACGGCGTGAAACTTATTCTCTGTGAGCCTACTGAAGGTGGGGTAGCTGCTGGATTTTACGAGACGTTCGGTGCTGGTCCATTTCTCGCATCGTTTTCTAATGCTTCGCATCGCCATTCTTTTTCACTGCAAGGCGGTTGTTTTTCTCTTCATCCATAA
- a CDS encoding M48 family metallopeptidase has protein sequence MTTMYTYQIGDQTIDYTVEVVPNRTDISVQVSDKNQIKVIVPKGLNRNNVLSVLSRKSSWILTQLSGAAKVAEKKESAPVKKQAAAPAAKTATFENDEKFFYLGRQYRLNIVQDDVKEPSMTFRSKFIATVPSNWNTQQTNEGIQAMLTDWYTNRASEKFAEALKAVSEHVQAPSNIEWADIADLTKKEGDTLHVNWRVLMAPMATIEYVVASALTNNVDGLYDDAAERKQWLTDNNINVF, from the coding sequence ATGACAACTATGTATACGTATCAAATTGGTGATCAAACGATCGATTACACAGTAGAAGTTGTTCCTAATCGAACAGACATCTCTGTGCAAGTTAGTGATAAAAATCAAATTAAGGTCATTGTACCTAAAGGTTTAAACCGAAACAACGTACTTTCTGTTCTATCACGCAAATCTTCTTGGATTCTAACACAGCTATCCGGAGCGGCGAAGGTGGCTGAAAAGAAAGAAAGCGCACCAGTAAAAAAACAAGCGGCAGCACCTGCTGCAAAAACAGCAACATTTGAAAACGATGAAAAATTCTTCTATCTTGGACGTCAATACCGCCTAAATATCGTGCAAGATGATGTAAAAGAGCCTTCTATGACCTTCCGCTCTAAATTCATCGCAACGGTTCCTTCAAATTGGAATACTCAACAAACAAATGAAGGCATTCAAGCAATGCTAACAGACTGGTACACAAATCGTGCGAGCGAGAAGTTTGCTGAAGCGCTAAAAGCGGTTTCTGAGCATGTACAAGCTCCTTCAAATATTGAATGGGCAGACATCGCAGACTTAACGAAAAAAGAAGGCGACACGCTACACGTGAACTGGCGCGTTCTAATGGCCCCTATGGCAACGATTGAGTATGTAGTGGCTTCTGCACTTACAAACAACGTTGACGGGCTGTATGACGACGCTGCTGAGCGCAAACAGTGGCTAACTGACAACAACATCAACGTATTCTAA
- a CDS encoding GDYXXLXY domain-containing protein — MQDKLIRSQYLLSISLIITSIIYFFASNWGGFSKWGKISLSVGLIVLFYVVAVLAANWLSRYRFLGNWLFFAASLAFGVGIALLGQIYNSHADSYWLFFLWFIPTVAFAIVTKYRPFSVLAYLLFHLAYFAYFFPTGAFWIRDPLEEVGIVGGLALLNGILFMYLFVRKSAARELLYLSYSMFHVFVVSISFFDRFGGVGLLITCLQIILLIVALKYFSAKQKRGLQIVTIVITTIVAFIKYTELSFEVGGGFFFFGGSLIGVVIVVVGSVKVLQLLKKQSESGATSRALSIIKHVLIICLTLFCAFTALSSITGLLFLIVPQAPEYPGFVIAIIFIYFSGYRLFRSYPTVQYTLLITGLLLACSISMMMSFWWSIVLLLVIFYMMKTLPYRGTRVILYTALHPILFVLYWRMLEEFYVGIWGHPYLWELAFIGFLVMNIIVWSASKLPYLRVLSFCLALITAYVLSFQGEHLIYYVYNLVFLVVSFLLVYDSYKKKQSIQLYVGYFLWFVYLFTKYYEYGWKLLHKSLSFLLIGLLIGGIAYWLERRNGDRTPVGTFIFTGRKPLLIIIIVVQFLMIGGITFIKEQTLANGTDIKLKLEPVDPRSMLQGDYVQLRYTISDLPISKKVRSGKRIAVILRSKENGVYGYSGYYQYEGKWNKSYVKKAGDVKIVGKTTYNGVEYGIEHFFVEEGTGFDLQQHIRYGHVKVAENGDALLLDVTKK; from the coding sequence GTGCAGGATAAATTGATTAGAAGTCAATACTTACTGAGCATTTCGCTTATTATAACCAGTATTATTTATTTCTTTGCATCCAACTGGGGCGGTTTTAGTAAATGGGGGAAAATTAGCCTGTCAGTCGGTCTGATTGTTTTGTTTTACGTCGTAGCAGTGCTCGCTGCTAACTGGCTGTCGAGATATCGGTTTTTAGGAAATTGGCTGTTTTTCGCGGCTTCGCTAGCTTTTGGGGTAGGGATTGCGCTACTAGGACAAATTTATAATTCTCATGCAGACAGCTATTGGCTATTTTTTCTTTGGTTTATCCCAACGGTCGCATTTGCAATTGTAACCAAGTACCGTCCATTCTCTGTGCTTGCGTATTTGCTTTTTCATCTTGCTTATTTCGCTTATTTTTTTCCAACGGGTGCGTTCTGGATTCGTGATCCTCTTGAAGAAGTAGGGATTGTTGGTGGACTTGCGCTTCTTAACGGAATTCTATTTATGTATTTGTTTGTGAGAAAAAGCGCTGCGAGAGAATTACTGTATCTTTCATACAGCATGTTTCACGTATTTGTCGTTAGCATTAGCTTTTTCGATCGATTTGGAGGAGTCGGTCTACTCATCACGTGTCTACAAATCATTCTATTAATAGTAGCTTTAAAATATTTCTCTGCTAAACAGAAGCGTGGTCTACAAATTGTTACGATTGTGATTACCACAATTGTGGCATTTATCAAATATACAGAGCTTAGTTTTGAAGTAGGCGGAGGATTTTTCTTCTTTGGGGGCTCGCTCATTGGTGTGGTTATTGTAGTAGTAGGTAGTGTGAAGGTGCTACAGCTGTTAAAAAAACAATCAGAGAGCGGAGCAACCTCTCGTGCGCTATCAATCATTAAGCACGTGCTCATTATTTGTTTAACGCTTTTTTGTGCATTCACGGCGCTATCATCAATTACAGGGCTTCTGTTTCTGATCGTCCCTCAGGCACCAGAGTATCCGGGATTTGTCATTGCGATCATCTTCATTTACTTCTCTGGCTACCGCCTTTTCAGGTCGTACCCAACCGTTCAATATACGCTTCTTATAACCGGCCTTTTACTAGCGTGCTCTATTAGCATGATGATGTCGTTTTGGTGGAGTATCGTATTGCTACTAGTTATCTTTTATATGATGAAGACGCTCCCTTATCGAGGCACACGGGTGATTCTCTACACGGCGCTTCATCCGATTTTGTTTGTGCTGTATTGGCGTATGTTAGAGGAATTCTATGTCGGGATTTGGGGTCATCCGTACCTATGGGAGCTTGCCTTTATTGGCTTTTTAGTCATGAATATTATCGTCTGGTCGGCAAGCAAGCTACCGTATTTACGTGTCCTCTCCTTTTGTCTAGCGCTGATCACGGCATATGTGCTGTCTTTTCAGGGGGAACATCTCATTTATTATGTGTATAACCTTGTATTTTTAGTTGTGTCCTTTCTTCTTGTATATGATAGCTATAAAAAGAAACAAAGCATTCAACTCTATGTGGGATACTTCCTTTGGTTCGTGTACCTGTTTACAAAATACTATGAGTATGGATGGAAACTTTTACACAAATCCCTCTCATTTCTTCTCATTGGTCTTTTAATTGGAGGAATTGCGTATTGGTTAGAGCGTAGAAACGGTGATCGTACGCCCGTAGGAACGTTCATCTTTACGGGGCGAAAACCGCTTCTCATCATCATCATTGTGGTTCAATTTCTAATGATTGGTGGCATTACCTTCATAAAGGAACAAACGCTCGCAAATGGTACGGACATCAAGCTTAAGCTCGAACCAGTTGATCCTCGTTCAATGTTGCAGGGAGATTATGTTCAGCTCCGCTATACGATTTCGGACTTGCCGATAAGCAAAAAAGTTAGAAGTGGAAAGCGCATTGCTGTTATTCTTCGCTCAAAAGAAAATGGTGTATACGGATACAGTGGCTATTATCAGTATGAAGGAAAGTGGAATAAATCATATGTAAAAAAAGCAGGCGATGTAAAAATAGTTGGAAAGACGACTTATAACGGCGTTGAGTACGGAATTGAGCACTTCTTTGTGGAAGAAGGAACAGGCTTTGACCTTCAGCAACACATTCGATATGGGCACGTAAAAGTGGCTGAAAATGGTGATGCACTGCTTCTGGATGTTACGAAGAAATAA
- a CDS encoding M20/M25/M40 family metallo-hydrolase, translating into MTQRTFFQTADELKQLLCHLVSIPSVTGTKAEQEMGKTIYDDLGQLPYFQTYKEQLRLHPTGDGRYVVAALAKHSNKKKTVVLISHYDVVDVQDYGVWKDRAFSPEKLTDYFYNSKEVLPPQVKRDVETGNWLFGRGTMDMKCGLALHMSMIEQAANGAFDGNVLLLSVPDEEVNSAGMRSAVTLLLQWQKTYDLEFELMLNGEPMFARYPGDETNYVYTGSIGKIMPAFYCYGKETHVGEPFAGLNANLLVAKLTSELELNVDFCEVVEGQVSPAPTSLMQRDLKEEYSVQIPHRSVGLYNLTIFNRSIMTLNQMLLEAAERVASSVEEHYHKRAWKYGALSHSAPRDVKVRVMTYEQLYEYAILHHGQEHVESLHAHLLQSLETIDERERSIKLVDELAILCKELAPMIVLFYTPPYYPAICSTDHPLIQSLVKNVVTTAKETYAIALEEQLYFGGISDLSYAGLQDELQEVEPLIANLPLWQKGYAIPFSEMSELRAPVFNVGPIGRDAHQWTERLELDYAFGPLKELIEQVIHETFSFSNHKAVSNDE; encoded by the coding sequence ATGACACAGCGTACGTTTTTTCAAACAGCAGATGAGCTGAAGCAATTACTTTGTCATCTTGTGTCTATTCCAAGCGTAACGGGTACAAAAGCAGAGCAGGAGATGGGAAAAACGATCTACGATGATCTTGGTCAGCTGCCCTATTTTCAAACATATAAGGAGCAGCTACGTCTTCATCCAACAGGAGATGGTCGTTACGTAGTAGCGGCCCTTGCTAAGCATTCTAATAAGAAGAAGACGGTTGTTCTCATCAGTCATTATGACGTGGTAGACGTTCAGGATTACGGTGTTTGGAAGGATCGTGCTTTTTCACCTGAGAAATTAACGGACTATTTCTATAATTCAAAAGAAGTGCTTCCACCGCAGGTAAAAAGAGATGTTGAAACAGGAAACTGGTTGTTCGGTCGCGGAACGATGGATATGAAATGTGGATTAGCTCTTCATATGAGTATGATTGAGCAGGCAGCCAACGGTGCGTTCGACGGGAACGTTTTGTTGCTTTCGGTACCAGATGAAGAGGTGAACTCGGCTGGTATGCGCAGCGCGGTAACACTGCTTCTACAGTGGCAAAAAACGTATGACCTAGAATTCGAGCTCATGTTAAATGGTGAGCCGATGTTTGCTCGTTATCCAGGTGATGAAACAAACTACGTGTACACAGGCTCCATTGGAAAAATAATGCCAGCCTTTTATTGCTATGGAAAAGAAACGCACGTTGGGGAACCGTTTGCTGGGCTGAATGCTAATCTGCTCGTAGCAAAACTTACGAGTGAGCTTGAGTTGAACGTTGATTTTTGTGAGGTCGTGGAAGGTCAGGTGAGTCCGGCGCCGACATCCCTAATGCAACGGGATTTAAAAGAGGAATATTCCGTACAAATTCCCCATCGTTCGGTAGGGTTGTACAATCTAACGATTTTTAACCGATCGATTATGACATTGAATCAGATGCTCCTTGAGGCGGCTGAGCGAGTGGCGAGTTCGGTTGAGGAACATTATCATAAAAGAGCCTGGAAGTACGGAGCACTTTCCCATTCAGCTCCCCGTGATGTAAAAGTGCGAGTGATGACTTATGAACAGCTTTATGAATATGCCATTTTGCATCATGGTCAAGAGCACGTTGAGAGCCTTCACGCACATCTTCTGCAAAGCTTAGAAACAATTGATGAGAGAGAGCGATCCATTAAACTGGTTGATGAGCTTGCGATTTTGTGTAAAGAGCTTGCTCCGATGATCGTATTATTCTACACGCCGCCTTATTATCCAGCGATTTGTTCAACGGATCATCCGCTCATTCAATCACTGGTGAAAAATGTAGTAACGACGGCAAAGGAAACGTATGCGATCGCCTTAGAAGAACAGTTGTATTTCGGGGGTATTTCGGATCTGAGCTATGCGGGGCTACAAGATGAGCTTCAAGAAGTAGAGCCGCTTATTGCCAACTTACCGCTATGGCAAAAGGGCTATGCTATTCCATTTTCAGAAATGTCCGAGCTGCGAGCACCTGTTTTTAATGTCGGACCGATTGGTCGTGACGCACACCAATGGACCGAACGTTTGGAGCTTGATTATGCGTTTGGTCCATTAAAAGAGCTGATTGAACAAGTGATTCATGAAACCTTTTCATTCTCAAATCACAAAGCCGTATCGAATGATGAATAA